From the genome of Rhodobacteraceae bacterium Araon29, one region includes:
- a CDS encoding serine hydrolase, which translates to MKKRKIISNPDLTVGENNKQRWNQADHRRHGFHNAHRLFRRALMIRSRNVLVLESEPNTSILNNPDLKKLMRHPAFSAFCCIRDDKILMEAAADDFSASQPHSIQSITKLHIHIIIGQLIIQGVLSLDAKVKDYLPDIGSGYAEAPLQALLDMKVNNNFSEDYFDPQSDCYTEEIALGWRLPTNNSDKEITLVEFTNSITGFYDQENITLAQYKSANTDVLTRIVAKVSPKSLAKHIEEIADAVGYESAFHISLSPDGYPAFSGGSCLSARDLARFGLIFARKGLDIHGANFANSAFLVKSLSRNAPSLSQPKEWLRYSNHLMTDGRFVGHAGYGGQFLLVDTITKTSCSFLSVLKNEHGYDDIYMGEVAATLRQICTQ; encoded by the coding sequence ATGAAAAAGCGTAAAATAATATCTAACCCGGATCTGACTGTTGGAGAAAATAATAAGCAACGTTGGAACCAAGCCGACCACCGACGCCATGGATTTCATAATGCTCACAGGCTGTTCCGGCGTGCGCTTATGATCAGATCAAGAAATGTTTTGGTTTTAGAGTCCGAGCCAAACACTTCCATTCTAAACAATCCGGATTTGAAAAAGCTGATGCGTCACCCTGCTTTCTCGGCCTTTTGCTGTATTCGAGATGACAAAATCTTGATGGAAGCAGCTGCGGATGATTTTTCAGCATCACAACCCCATTCCATCCAATCCATTACAAAACTCCATATTCACATCATTATTGGCCAGTTAATCATCCAAGGGGTTTTGTCTTTAGACGCAAAAGTCAAAGATTATTTGCCAGACATCGGCAGTGGTTACGCAGAAGCACCCTTGCAAGCGCTTTTAGATATGAAAGTAAACAACAATTTTTCCGAGGACTATTTCGACCCTCAATCAGACTGTTACACTGAGGAAATCGCGCTTGGGTGGCGCCTACCAACAAACAATAGCGACAAAGAGATTACGCTGGTTGAATTCACTAACAGCATCACAGGATTCTATGATCAAGAAAACATAACTCTTGCTCAGTACAAGTCAGCCAACACTGATGTTCTTACCCGGATTGTAGCGAAGGTTTCACCCAAAAGTCTGGCCAAACATATTGAAGAAATTGCTGATGCTGTCGGATACGAGAGTGCTTTTCACATAAGCCTTAGCCCGGATGGCTATCCTGCTTTTTCCGGAGGAAGCTGTTTGAGTGCGAGGGATCTTGCTAGGTTTGGCCTGATTTTTGCACGAAAAGGTTTGGATATCCACGGTGCAAACTTTGCCAATTCAGCTTTCCTGGTAAAAAGTTTGTCGCGAAATGCACCAAGCCTTTCCCAACCAAAAGAGTGGCTCAGATATTCCAACCACCTTATGACCGATGGGCGTTTTGTTGGGCACGCCGGGTATGGAGGTCAGTTTCTTTTGGTCGATACTATCACAAAAACATCTTGCTCGTTTTTGAGCGTATTAAAAAACGAACATGGATATGATGACATCTATATGGGGGAAGTCGCCGCTACCTTGCGACAAATTTGTACCCAATAG
- a CDS encoding putative sulfate exporter family transporter translates to MTWDNIKSLTPGLLIVSVIVLAAQFVSDHYGAPAMLLALLFGIALHFVSEQDRPKPGIALASRSILRFGVALLGLRISTDLALSLGLDVLIMIVIVIVATILFGLLCARFFGFRQKFAFLSAGSVAICGASAAMAISAILPKDERTDERLVFTVVGVTILSTIAMILYPVLAAQLGFSDFETGIFLGATIHDVAQVVGAGFSVGPETGEVATIVKLVRVAMLAPVIIVATLILRQAPQEGPEPVERQPLIPVFVIGFFGLLLVNSMGWIPTAVSDLAGDVSRWALLAAIAGVGLKTSLKDVLDVGGAAIGLLVAETIFIAMLVIIFLF, encoded by the coding sequence ATGACTTGGGACAACATTAAATCCCTAACACCTGGGTTGCTGATTGTCTCGGTGATCGTCCTAGCCGCGCAATTTGTTTCAGACCATTATGGTGCACCAGCGATGTTGCTGGCGCTTTTGTTCGGTATCGCGCTGCATTTTGTGTCGGAACAGGATCGACCAAAGCCTGGTATTGCCTTGGCCTCGCGATCCATTTTGCGATTTGGGGTCGCCTTGTTGGGGCTGCGCATCAGTACTGATCTGGCCCTCTCATTGGGCCTAGATGTCCTAATAATGATTGTGATTGTAATTGTGGCAACAATCTTATTTGGCCTGCTGTGCGCTCGGTTCTTTGGCTTTCGTCAAAAGTTTGCATTCCTTTCGGCTGGATCGGTTGCGATATGCGGGGCCTCTGCCGCTATGGCGATTTCGGCCATTCTGCCCAAGGATGAGCGCACAGATGAGCGTTTGGTATTCACCGTCGTAGGAGTGACCATCCTGTCGACTATTGCAATGATCCTATATCCAGTTTTGGCCGCGCAACTTGGATTTTCTGATTTCGAAACTGGTATCTTTCTGGGCGCAACCATCCATGATGTGGCGCAAGTGGTCGGCGCCGGCTTTTCCGTAGGGCCAGAAACAGGTGAGGTTGCCACAATTGTGAAATTGGTGCGTGTCGCCATGTTGGCCCCTGTGATCATTGTGGCCACCCTTATTCTGCGTCAAGCACCTCAAGAGGGGCCAGAGCCAGTCGAAAGACAGCCCCTGATTCCAGTCTTTGTGATTGGCTTTTTCGGGCTGCTTTTAGTCAATTCTATGGGATGGATCCCGACTGCCGTTTCAGACCTTGCAGGCGATGTCAGCCGTTGGGCGCTGCTTGCTGCTATCGCTGGGGTGGGACTGAAAACGTCATTGAAAGATGTGCTTGATGTGGGCGGTGCTGCCATTGGCCTACTAGTGGCAGAAACGATCTTCATAGCCATGCTGGTAATTATCTTTCTATTTTAG